Proteins encoded by one window of Antechinus flavipes isolate AdamAnt ecotype Samford, QLD, Australia chromosome 4, AdamAnt_v2, whole genome shotgun sequence:
- the LOC127561410 gene encoding olfactory receptor 2B11-like — protein sequence MRSNNQSLLGDYVGDFFLLGISDWPWLELPLFVILLVSYVLAVLGNIAIILVSQLDPLLSSPMYVFLSHLSFLDLCYTTTTVPQMLFNMGSSRKTISYSGCTVQYAIFHWLGCTECIVLAAMALDRYVAICKPLRYSIIMHHPLCQQLVATAWFSGFGNSLVQVVLTVQLPFCGQRILNNFFCEVPAMIKLSCANTTINDATLAVLVAFFVLVPLVLIFISYGFIAQAVMRIKSSKGRSKAFGTCSSHLLVVSLFYLPAIYMYLQPPSSYSQDQGKFISLFYAIITPTLNPFIYTLRNKDVKGALKKLWKRTWKLLQS from the coding sequence ATGAGAAGTAACAACCAGAGTTTACTGGGGGATTATGTTGGAGATTTCTTCCTTTTGGGGATCTCTGACTGGCCATGGCTAGAGCTACCCCTTTTTGTAATTCTCCTAGTTTCCTATGTCCTGGCAGTCCTAGGAAATATTGCCATCATATTGGTATCTCAGCTGGATCCTCTGCTGAGCAGCCCTATGTATGTTTTCCTCAGTCACTTGTCCTTTCTGGATCTTTGTTATACCACTACCACTGTGCCTCAGATGCTGTTTAACATGGGTAGTTCAAGGAAGACTATCAGTTATAGTGGTTGCACAGTGCAGTATGCCATCTTCCATTGGCTAGGCTGCACTGAATGTATAGTCCTGGCTGCCATGGCCCTGGACCGATATGTGGCCATTTGTAAACCACTCCGCTATTCAATCATCATGCACCACCCACTATGTCAGCAGTTAGTGGCCACTGCCTGGTTCAGTGGATTTGGAAATTCTCTGGTTCAAGTTGTGTTAACAGTACAACTACCTTTCTGTGGGCAGCGGATACTGAACAACTTCTTCTGTGAGGTGCCTGCTATGATTAAGTTGTCATGTGCCAACACAACCATCAATGATGCCACATTGGCTGTATTGGTAGCCTTCTTTGTGCTGGTGCCCCTGGTCCTCATTTTTATCTCCTATGGCTTCATTGCCCAGGCTGTGATGAGAATCAAGTCCTCCAAGGGGAGAAGTAAAGCTTTTGGGACCTGCTCTTCCCACTTGCTGGTGGTGTCCCTCTTCTATTTGCCCGCTATCTACATGTATCTTCAGCCCCCTTCTAGCTACTCTCAGGACCAAGGTAAATTTATCTCCCTTTTCTATGCCATCATCACTCCTACCCTGAACCCCTTCATTTACACCCTCAGAAACAAAGATGTCAAGGGGGCACTGAAAAAACTTTGGAAAAGGACTTGGAAGCTCCTTCAGAGCTGa